The Xiphophorus hellerii strain 12219 chromosome 22, Xiphophorus_hellerii-4.1, whole genome shotgun sequence genome has a window encoding:
- the LOC116713525 gene encoding uncharacterized protein LOC116713525: MEDTHPWGRYIDFYFELGLEYKHIKSVLDSRHGFSISERHLKRVFRARGLIRRKSFSDLAVLVEFINNQLQSSGQLHGYRWMYAKCREHGLRVRKEDVRFVLKELDPQGVALRQARRLRRRNYFSKGPNFIWHMDSYDKLKPYGICINASIDGFSRKIIWLNAYTTSSNPKVIGGYYIEAVQRLNGCPRVVRGDLGTENGHVRSFQRFLVPTEPNETLDSYLEGASTANQRIEYWWRFLRNQCVEFWLSLFGDIRDNGYFDGGFLDKNLLQFCCMGIIQDELDDTAQVWNAHSIRPSNNRNVPSGRPNVMYALPELYRTRDFLCLVEEEHVEVCKNECISRLTKPCDPDVFDLCNILMAESHLTLPTDAYQALNLYMHLREAIIASL; the protein is encoded by the exons ATGGAGGACACCCACCCATGGGGTagatatatagatttttatttcgaGCTTGGGCTTGAgtataaacacattaaatcagTGCTTGACAGCAGACATGGATTTAGTATTAGTGAGAGACATCTGAAGAGAGTTTTCAGAGCGCGGGGACTCATTCGGCGCAAGTCCTTTTCCGACTTGGCAGTTTTGGTAGAATTCATTAATAACCAGCTACAGTCCTCTGGACAGCTTCACGGTTACCGATGGATGTACGCTAAATGCAGAGAGCATGGACTTCGTGTGAGAAAAGAAGATGTGCGCTTTGTGTTGAAGGAATTGGATCCCCAAGGGGTGGCACTGAGGCAGGCAAGACGTCTCAGACGGAGAAATTACTTTTCAAAGGGACCAAACTTCATCTGGCACATGGACTCCTACGACAAACTTAAACCATATGGAATATGCATCAACGCAAGTATTGATGggttttcaagaaaaataatctggcTTAATGCTTACACAACAAGTAGTAATCCAAAGGTGATCGGGGGGTATTACATCGAAGCGGTGCAGCGTTTAAATGGCTGCCCTAGAGTTGTACGTGGTGATCTTGGAACCGAAAATGGCCATGTGAGAAGTTTCCAGCGTTTCCTTGTACCAACGGAACCAAACGAGACCCTTGACAGTTACCTGGAAGGAGCAAGTACAGCTAATCAAAGAATTGAATATTGGTGGCGTTTCCTTCGTAACCAGTGTGTGGAGTTCTGGTTGTCCCTTTTTGGAGACATCAGAGACAACGGTTACTTTGATGGTGGATTTTTAGACAAAAACCTTCTTCAGTTTTGCTGCATGGGGATCATACAG GATGAGCTGGATGATACTGCCCAGGTTTGGAATGCACACTCCATCAGGCCAtcaaacaacagaaatgtcCCCAGTGGTCGACCCAATGTGATGTATGCATTACCTGAGCTCTACAGGACAAGAGACTTTCTTTGCCTTGTTGAAGAGGAACATGTTGAAGTATGCAAAAATGAGTGCATTTCTCGACTGACCAAACCATGTGATCCAGATGTCTTTGACCTCTGCAACATCCTTATGGCAGAGTCCCATCTGACCTTACCCACAGACGCTTACCAGGCTTTGAACTTGTATATGCATCTAAGAGAGGCAATCATTGCATCACTTTAA